The window CCTGTGGCTGCGCTACGTCACCGTCGCGACCGACCGGCGCGGCGAGGGAATCGGCCCCAAGCTCTGCGGACTGGTCCGTGACCGTGCCATAGAGCGCGGCTACGACCGTCTCAAAATCGCGGTCAACAACCCCTTCGCCTACGAAGCGCTGTACCGAACCGGATTTACCTACACCGGCGAGACGACCGGCATCGCAGAATTAGTGCTCGAGTACCCAAAGCCCGATGCGCTCGAAGACGGCGAGACAGACCCACAGGAACGGTATCAGGCCGGACTCGAGCAGTACCGCGAACGTGAGTTGTCGGACGAGGAAGCGGAGTTTCTCGAGTCGCGTCGTGGGAGCGACCCGCCAAAGAGCGACGTGGTGTAGTCATCCTGCTCGAGCAGGTTCGTCAGGGTCGCCGGGTCTACGGTCGACCCAGCACAGATAGGCGGCAGCCAGTATCGCGGCGTAAAGTGTCCATGCGACCGTAACGCTTGCAATGGTTCCGACGACGATGCCATCCGTCGGCCAGTGTGGAAGCTGTCCGACACCCGTCAGGACGTATCCGAGCGTACCGATTGCAAGCAGGAATCCCGCAATCCTGATCGGCCGGCTCGCGTGTACGACGCTCTCGAGGAGCGCATCAACCGGCCCCAGACCACCGAGGACGAGAAACGCGGGGAACAAAAACAGCGCAATAGCAACGGCGAGGACGATGATAACGAACGTCATTACCGCGAGTATTGACGGACGTACTGTGCTTCGACTCACGAACAACAGCGCAAACGACCCGCTCTGGACGGCAAACACGTAGCCGAACAACCAGCCAATTCTCGGCAGAGGTGGAACGACGCCCGTCGTCTCGGGACTCACAGTCCAGAGTGCAATAGCGAGGACGACCGCCGTCATGAACGCGATGACTGCCTGCCAGCCCAGCAAGACGAGAAACGACTCGAGTCGAATCCCGAGTAACAGCGCTGGACTAAACTCGACTGCAGGCTCGAGGGGTGGAACGAACGGAACCTGGACGGAGATGACACCGCGCTGTGGAAACGGCGAAAACGCGGTGGGGTAGGGCGAGTCGACGCGGGCACGAGAACTCGCCGCGCCGAGAACTCCCACGAGGAAAAATGGCACGACCAGCCATAGCTGAGCGCGAAGCAAGTCGA is drawn from Natronolimnobius sp. AArcel1 and contains these coding sequences:
- a CDS encoding GNAT family N-acetyltransferase codes for the protein MDYDVLGWPPDGPKLRLDYRRFSYAGKFVMTNTGKAVAREQAVANETERDQHDSEEYADDVIGAVAFNEDRTDADTLWLRYVTVATDRRGEGIGPKLCGLVRDRAIERGYDRLKIAVNNPFAYEALYRTGFTYTGETTGIAELVLEYPKPDALEDGETDPQERYQAGLEQYRERELSDEEAEFLESRRGSDPPKSDVV